In Lathamus discolor isolate bLatDis1 unplaced genomic scaffold, bLatDis1.hap1 Scaffold_323, whole genome shotgun sequence, the sequence CAACACCGTGAAGGTCAACAGCACCATGGACAGCACCAAGACCGTGGTGGGTAACAGCACCATGACCACCACCGTGGTAAGCAATAGCACCAACACCATGAAGGTCAATAGCAGCACGGACACCACCAACACCATGAAGCTCAGTAGCGCTATGGACACCACTAACGGCACCGTGGACCCCGCCACCACCATGACGGTCAATAGCACCATGGGCACCGCCAACGGCACCATGGTGGTGAATAGCACCATGGACACCACCAACACCATGAAGGTCAACAGCACCATGGACACCCCCGCCATGACAGCCAACAGCACCACCACCCTGCTGGGTAGTAGCACCATGACAACGGGGGCCAACAGCCCCATGGACACCCCCAAGATGCCGACCGACACCACCGCCATGACCGTGGCCAACCCTACTCCGCCAACCAATAACCCCACCACCATGATGCCCGGTCCCAACGCCGTgaccaccaccagcacccccgGTAACCCCATCCCAACGCCCAtcaccccccccaaaccaggCAAGAAGGCCCTTTTGCTCCGGCACCGCGCGCTGGAGCTGGCCCCGGAGCAGGACGCGGTGGTCAAGGTGGTCGATGGCCACTTGGTCTACGTGTGCGGCACCTGCCATCGCTCCTACATGACCCTGTCGAGCCTCAAGCGCCACGCCAACGTCCACTCCTGGCGCCGCACCTACCCCTGCCGCTACTGCGACAAGGTCTTCGCCTTGGCCGAGTACCGCACCAAGCACGAGGTTTGGCACACGGGCGAGCGCCGGTACCAGTGCGTCTTCTGCTGGGACACCTTTGTCACCTACTACAACCTCAAGACCCACCAGAAGACCTCGCACGGCATCAACCCGGCCTTGATCTCCTCCGAGAAGACCCCCAACGGCGGCTACAGGCCCAAGGTGGACGCCCTGAAGCTCTACCGCCTGCTGCCCATGCGGGCGCACAAGCGGCCCTACAAGACCTACAACCAAGAGGCGGGGGGGCCTCACGCTTTCCTCGTGCCAACAGTCACCGACGCGGCGTCACCGCGACCGGAACCGGCGTCCGTCATCGCCTACGGGCGACCGCCCTCGGTCATCGTGCGCAACAGCGCGGCGGCCACCGGCGCCTACAaccggcccggccccgcgccggTGGTGCCCCCCATCAAGAAGCAAGTGCTCAAGGAGTACATCGAGGCGCAacaggcggcggcggcgacgGCGGTGGCGACACCGCAACCGACGCCTTGTAGCGCCGCAAGCAACAGCCGGACCATGACCTACGTGGCCAAACCGGCCTGCTCGGGGCCGCTGGGGGGGCTGTGCCAGATCACCGTCCGCATCGGCCAGGAGGCTGTTGTCAAGCGGAGCATCGCCGAGAGTCACCTGCACCCCCCGGCTAcaggcggcggcggcaggtGCCAACAGTGCCGGGGACGCCGAGGAGCGGTTGTGGGGCTACAGCCCCAAAGCCAAGCGGAAGGCGGCAGCGGGGGGGGCCGGCGCCAATGGGACCGGTGGCAGCGAGGGGGTGAAGGCCCCCCCCTTGGCGCCGGGGGTGGCAACACCGTGCGGGGTGTGCGGGAAGAGCTTCCCGGCGCTGCGGAAGCTGCGGCGGCACCAGCGGGGACACCCAGAGGTGGGGGGGGACAAaggggggtgcgggggggggtgCGGGTGTTGTCGGCGGGGGgggtccccgtccccccccgcGTGGGGCGGCGCCCGTCGCTGCGGTTCGCCTGTAGCCGGTGCGTGAAGGTGTGCCGGACGGCGGCCGCGCTCAGCCGGCACCTCAAGAGGCATCAGGCGGAGCTACAGGCGGAAgagggtggggggggtggtggcTACAGCCCCATAGGGGGTACAGGGGGTGACAAAGAGGTGTTGGCGGCGGGTGACAAGGAGGCCCCGGGTGACGCGATGGGTGACGGAGGAGGCGACGCCGCCGGGGGTACCGCGGCGGGTGATGCGATGGGTGACAAGGGGGTACCCGGTGACGACAGGCGGATGGGGGACCCAATGGGGGACACCCAGGTGACGGGTGACGTCGCGGTGACGTCACTGCCCCCCGGCATGGGCGGGGTTTACCCCGTCCAGGAGCAGCCATTGGCTCTGctgaggcggggggggggggggggagggggggacccctcccccccccttccctctgccccccctcccccccccaccgctTTCACTTTCCCTGCaacggggggggaggggagcgccctgccccatagaggggggtgggggggcccCTGTAGAATGAAGTGGGGGGACCCATAGGAGATGGGGGGGGCCCTTGGGGTAAGTTGGGGTTCCTGCCCCATAGAGGAAGGGTCCTGCCCCATAAACGGGTTGGGGGGGGCCCCATAGAATTGGGGGAACCCATAGCAAACGAGGGGGCCCCGTAGCATATGAAGGGGCTCTTACCCCATAACAAAGGGTCCTGCCCCATagacgggggggggggaaataaagcACCCTCCCCACTAtcgcgccccccccccccccattttaggcccccccaaacccccctaTAGCACCTTATGGCAGCCACATTCCACCCCCCCAAGGGGCGTGCGAGGCCTCGTGTCTTCCTATGGGGGGGGTTAATCCcgaccccccccaccccctcgt encodes:
- the ZBTB4 gene encoding zinc finger and BTB domain-containing protein 4 encodes the protein MEGGGGDGGGAVDLRWGGRGGEEAAASASSLAPMALTSSVTSLASSSMAPLALTSSVTSLASSSLAPITPIALTSSSSLGSMTSMVPVALTSSVTSLASSSSSLAPMALTSSSSTPLALTSSSLTPASPSASTSVPTASLAPLTPLALTSSLSSSPSAAPLTPLALTSSLSSSPSAAPLTPLALTSSLSSSPSAAPLTPLALTSSSSPLASAAAVPLAPLTPSSSSLTPLALTSSSSSSPLAAAAAALAPLAAAAASLAPLTPPSSLAPSLSSLTSSPSSLAPLASSSAPSPLTSSLTPLTSSSPSLTPLTPPSSLTPLVPSLAPSLTPSLTPLAAPSLTPLAPPSPSLTPLAPPSLTPLAPPSPSLTPLAPPSPSLTPLAPPSLTPLAPPSPSLTPLVPPSLTPLAPPSPSLTPLVPPSLTPLAPPSPSLTPLVPPSLTPLAPASPSLTPLAPPSSSSPPPLGCGLCGRAFASAPALAFHLKLHRGRRGLGCRHCGKSFIHVKRLQTHEVLCRDGDSAVANSAANSTMDSSMATSTMDSTMDSATANSARNSTTDSSMANSAMESTMANSTMGNSAVANSTNGTMEGNSSKDRANGTVVGNSTMDTTKTMVGNGTVGVNSSTDTAVVSNSAKAVKVNNAMNSTNGTVVVNTAVDSPNTVKVNSTMDSTKTVVGNSTMTTTVVSNSTNTMKVNSSTDTTNTMKLSSAMDTTNGTVDPATTMTVNSTMGTANGTMVVNSTMDTTNTMKVNSTMDTPAMTANSTTTLLGSSTMTTGANSPMDTPKMPTDTTAMTVANPTPPTNNPTTMMPGPNAVTTTSTPGNPIPTPITPPKPGKKALLLRHRALELAPEQDAVVKVVDGHLVYVCGTCHRSYMTLSSLKRHANVHSWRRTYPCRYCDKVFALAEYRTKHEVWHTGERRYQCVFCWDTFVTYYNLKTHQKTSHGINPALISSEKTPNGGYRPKVDALKLYRLLPMRAHKRPYKTYNQEAGGPHAFLVPTVTDAASPRPEPASVIAYGRPPSVIVRNSAAATGAYNRPGPAPVVPPIKKQVLKEYIEAQQAAAATAVATPQPTPCSAASNSRTMTYVAKPACSGPLGGLCQITVRIGQEAVVKRSIAESHLHPPATGGGGRCQQCRGRRGAVVGLQPQSQAEGGSGGGRRQWDRWQRGGEGPPLGAGGGNTVRGVREELPGAAEAAAAPAGTPRGGGGQRGVRGGVRVLSAGGVPVPPRVGRRPSLRFACSRCVKVCRTAAALSRHLKRHQAELQAEEGGGGGGYSPIGGTGGDKEVLAAGDKEAPGDAMGDGGGDAAGGTAAGDAMGDKGVPGDDRRMGDPMGDTQVTGDVAVTSLPPGMGGVYPVQEQPLALLRRGGGGGGGDPSPPLPSAPPPPPTAFTFPATGGEGSALPHRGGWGGPCRMKWGDP